A single Inediibacterium massiliense DNA region contains:
- a CDS encoding S-layer homology domain-containing protein, with protein sequence MQSKIAKKVLSGILSVSLMLQMSIPVAYAEESNSTQETKTITTPMGTLEEELLLPKNVAATVGHTVYEEETVVKESVDSLEKQVYSLDKVGELATGSNTKTVNHLKITSSDGNFETSTDNGGLITITSSGSYTLSMDGAASSSTGILVAAEKGTVNLILDGITVETANECLKAKDTNYKDKNRLQVIVDLNGKANSLTYTGSADLEKYFGTAVLTNMEVTDSKSGGSLAINGGLYAEGRKAPYGNIKFKKGRITIDPKGNFIGINGDPSHFGEMSIDGADVIIPREVYSPQTGKVFTSTGIPINAGSFTWEGAEIGNLSTTRGVMLLTLNGGTVTVGKLSTKSHGINGGVLNGDVADGGIKIQGGRINGSVTDYTKIQLPYQEGEKISIENTFFGTQDWNTADSEKTDGKITLWIRNGYDQKITIGSTAYEYKWDVVTSSFRSTTDATVKIISDLSYNAALPQGYTNPPKFSITAEKTDLAQSTDTITYQWYENSKKIPSATEASYTIPIGKVAGEYTYYCDVTCGDYSIYSGIATVKIVDAVAGVVIDGNNSYYDNLNSAFAAVPKGEKSTITLLKDIDLGTSSVPDHNMKGDITLNLNGKTLSSSGSNGVIAPYGSQSYPLTITGAGTISYSEENNLGGAITYFSSAPHRKLTIEDNVQIVTTKSRVVYLGGGADLHIKGNAKLITSNGSTVVFAQDVGSNIIIDGGTLQNDTAKKIIFVRDGNVVINKPGVIMKEGSIEAPNIYFNAANDGVSTTGNTWYRINTDAIQNAVNNNKIEFIAGDNTPKYDNLLYGKKDETVSFTVTAKAGYVISDIASVTKGSTPLSVEKTQGDYTSLQNTCTFSFTMPSDDGVAVSVPVKLENCLTLVGESISRVYDGTAFELPTIKGKYFTWSGTGTANIDGYYTDNTGSTQTNETNSGATTNGGAPKNAGTYYAKVSVSADNDYAATTAYVPFTITQSDTTFDGGIKTYKDNTETNTFNYGDTITVKVAPKATGTKPATNGLKMARSFSAPTANQMALFVGNKQITEPVNATNDIYTMTYDTSEKDLVIGDNIITAKYVGNSNMADYNENVTVTLNKKAITSAVVNTSDASASKEYDGTNSFTNVALTTLIGVKSSDTVTATASGTVTDVNVGTGKSFTATSIILDGDHKDYYNLAATDVSGNVSITQATITGVNQEMQVVNGLEKEYSFDLTKLLPALFEGKSFGDITYTVGTVTNTDKVLAQNPTDGDIKNGKITLKVAKVSDKDKTATIQIKVASKNYKEFTVDLNVKTIDKIPLNVEAVFSGGMYNGKPYAYTGTPIFKDGTEAVSGITYTAKYIGRDGTTYDKSENAPTNAGKYNLILTVSGESVNTYVGTTTIGFEITKKQIMAKPNDMSIKSNASFPTFTWSIDTGIIGETITSINAESVEMEAQENNTKLKAVKVGTFDIVFTTAPIFNQSGNTEKNYDIQIGKGKLAVTKHNSGGGSSGGGSSSNSTASNLSANLPKTTIDKLVKEEEKELCINSGVVTMNLDIETLQTIQKEIGADVNVSAKKVDNSTLSAEAKAVVGNRPVFDLTITGTNGKKVTDFGKGKISVSIPYTLGEKEKAENVIAYYIDNDGKVHEMPNSVYNEKRKTLSFVTYHFSKFAVGYKEDTTMISTTTTFKDIANHWAKDDIEFVTARGIFSGTGEGKFSPNMSMTRGMFVTVLGKLAKAEVSGYKDSGFADVKIDTYYMPYIEWANKNGIVNGISVTNFAPDQSITREQMAVIMANYSKTIGFELPQVNKENTFADNAKISSYAKTAVKQMQMAGILAGKDNNRFDPQGIATRAEVSAVLKCFVELVEKK encoded by the coding sequence ATGCAATCTAAAATTGCAAAGAAAGTTCTTTCGGGAATCCTATCTGTTAGCTTAATGCTTCAGATGAGTATTCCGGTGGCATATGCTGAAGAAAGTAACTCAACACAAGAAACAAAAACTATCACCACTCCGATGGGAACATTGGAAGAAGAATTGCTTTTACCCAAAAATGTAGCAGCAACGGTGGGACACACTGTCTATGAGGAAGAAACTGTTGTAAAAGAATCTGTGGATTCTTTGGAGAAACAGGTATATTCTTTAGATAAAGTAGGGGAACTTGCTACAGGTAGTAATACTAAAACAGTAAATCATCTTAAGATTACATCTTCAGATGGTAACTTTGAAACAAGTACAGATAATGGAGGACTGATTACCATTACCTCAAGCGGAAGCTACACCTTAAGTATGGATGGGGCAGCTTCTTCTAGCACAGGAATATTGGTTGCAGCTGAAAAGGGTACAGTAAACCTAATTTTAGACGGCATTACCGTGGAAACTGCCAATGAATGTTTAAAGGCAAAAGACACGAACTATAAAGATAAGAATCGCTTACAGGTGATTGTAGATCTAAATGGTAAGGCAAACTCCCTCACCTACACTGGTTCGGCGGATTTGGAAAAATACTTTGGAACAGCTGTGTTGACGAATATGGAAGTCACAGATTCTAAAAGCGGAGGGTCCCTTGCCATTAACGGCGGATTGTATGCTGAAGGGAGAAAGGCGCCTTATGGAAATATTAAATTCAAAAAAGGCAGGATTACCATCGATCCCAAAGGAAATTTCATTGGAATAAATGGAGATCCTAGCCATTTCGGAGAGATGTCCATTGATGGAGCAGATGTGATTATTCCTAGAGAAGTGTATTCTCCACAAACGGGAAAGGTTTTCACATCTACCGGTATCCCCATTAACGCTGGCTCCTTCACTTGGGAGGGAGCAGAGATTGGAAATTTAAGCACTACCAGGGGGGTTATGCTCCTAACTCTGAATGGTGGCACAGTAACAGTTGGAAAGTTGAGCACCAAGTCTCACGGAATTAATGGTGGTGTGCTAAATGGCGATGTGGCAGATGGCGGAATCAAAATCCAGGGTGGAAGAATTAACGGATCCGTTACCGACTATACAAAGATTCAGCTTCCTTATCAGGAGGGAGAGAAGATTAGTATAGAGAATACCTTTTTTGGTACTCAGGATTGGAACACTGCAGACTCTGAAAAGACAGATGGGAAGATTACCCTTTGGATTCGAAACGGCTATGACCAAAAGATTACAATTGGCAGCACTGCTTATGAATACAAATGGGATGTGGTAACCTCTTCCTTTCGTTCTACAACAGATGCAACTGTGAAAATTATATCTGATCTTTCTTACAATGCTGCCCTGCCTCAAGGCTATACCAATCCACCAAAATTTAGTATTACGGCAGAAAAGACGGATTTAGCTCAATCTACTGACACGATTACTTATCAGTGGTACGAGAACAGTAAAAAAATTCCATCAGCTACAGAAGCTTCCTATACCATACCTATAGGCAAGGTAGCAGGAGAATATACTTATTATTGTGATGTTACTTGCGGAGATTATTCTATATACAGCGGTATCGCCACAGTGAAAATAGTGGATGCAGTTGCAGGTGTAGTGATTGACGGAAATAATAGCTATTATGATAATTTGAATTCTGCATTTGCAGCAGTACCGAAAGGTGAAAAATCAACCATCACCCTGCTTAAAGATATTGACCTGGGAACTAGCTCTGTACCCGATCATAATATGAAAGGAGATATCACTTTAAATTTAAATGGAAAGACCTTGTCAAGCTCAGGAAGTAATGGTGTCATAGCGCCATATGGTAGTCAAAGTTATCCCCTTACTATAACAGGGGCTGGAACCATTAGCTATAGTGAGGAAAACAATCTTGGAGGCGCAATTACATACTTTTCAAGTGCACCACATAGAAAGCTTACCATTGAAGATAATGTTCAAATTGTCACAACTAAAAGTAGAGTTGTTTATCTTGGGGGTGGAGCTGATTTACACATCAAAGGGAATGCGAAACTGATAACATCTAATGGGTCTACCGTTGTTTTTGCTCAAGATGTTGGCAGTAATATTATCATAGATGGTGGAACCTTACAGAATGATACTGCCAAAAAAATTATTTTTGTTAGAGATGGAAATGTTGTTATCAATAAGCCTGGTGTGATTATGAAAGAGGGTTCTATTGAGGCACCTAATATTTATTTTAATGCGGCAAATGACGGTGTTTCCACCACAGGAAATACATGGTATCGAATCAATACCGATGCGATCCAAAATGCTGTCAACAATAATAAAATAGAGTTTATTGCAGGGGATAATACCCCAAAATATGATAACTTGCTTTATGGAAAAAAAGACGAAACAGTAAGCTTTACTGTAACAGCAAAGGCAGGGTATGTGATTTCTGACATTGCATCAGTAACAAAAGGCAGTACACCTCTTAGCGTGGAAAAGACACAGGGAGATTATACTTCGCTACAGAATACCTGCACCTTTAGCTTTACTATGCCAAGTGATGATGGTGTGGCTGTATCCGTTCCTGTAAAATTAGAAAACTGCTTGACATTGGTAGGGGAAAGTATTTCCAGAGTCTACGATGGAACTGCATTTGAATTGCCTACAATAAAAGGAAAGTACTTTACGTGGAGCGGCACAGGAACTGCAAACATTGACGGTTACTATACGGACAATACTGGTAGTACTCAGACAAACGAAACAAACAGCGGTGCGACAACTAATGGTGGTGCGCCGAAGAATGCAGGAACTTATTATGCAAAGGTAAGTGTTTCAGCAGATAATGATTATGCGGCAACGACAGCCTATGTTCCGTTTACCATCACCCAATCTGATACAACCTTTGATGGCGGCATTAAAACCTATAAGGATAATACTGAAACTAATACCTTTAACTATGGGGATACCATTACTGTAAAAGTAGCACCAAAAGCAACAGGAACTAAACCTGCAACAAACGGTTTGAAGATGGCTCGTAGTTTTTCTGCACCAACAGCAAACCAGATGGCATTGTTTGTAGGAAACAAGCAGATTACAGAGCCAGTTAATGCAACAAACGACATTTACACTATGACTTATGATACATCAGAAAAAGACCTTGTAATTGGAGATAATATCATTACTGCAAAATATGTAGGCAACAGCAACATGGCTGATTACAATGAAAACGTAACTGTTACGTTGAATAAAAAGGCTATCACCTCTGCAGTGGTGAATACTTCCGATGCTTCTGCAAGCAAGGAATATGATGGAACAAATAGTTTTACAAATGTTGCGCTTACAACTTTGATAGGTGTAAAAAGCAGTGACACCGTAACTGCAACAGCAAGCGGCACAGTCACAGACGTCAATGTTGGCACAGGAAAGTCCTTTACTGCAACTAGCATTATTTTGGATGGTGACCATAAGGACTATTATAATCTTGCAGCAACAGATGTCAGCGGAAATGTATCTATCACACAGGCAACTATTACAGGAGTAAATCAAGAAATGCAGGTTGTAAACGGTTTAGAAAAGGAATACTCCTTTGATTTAACTAAACTACTACCAGCGCTTTTCGAGGGTAAAAGCTTTGGAGATATTACTTATACAGTAGGAACAGTAACCAACACGGATAAAGTTTTGGCACAGAATCCTACAGACGGGGATATAAAGAATGGTAAAATTACCCTAAAGGTTGCAAAGGTATCTGATAAGGACAAAACAGCAACCATACAAATTAAAGTAGCATCTAAGAATTACAAAGAATTTACTGTTGATTTGAATGTAAAAACCATAGATAAGATACCGCTTAATGTTGAAGCTGTATTTTCAGGTGGAATGTATAATGGAAAGCCGTATGCTTATACAGGTACACCAATTTTCAAAGACGGTACAGAAGCCGTGTCAGGGATTACATATACAGCAAAATATATAGGCAGAGATGGCACAACCTATGACAAAAGTGAAAACGCACCAACCAATGCAGGAAAATATAACCTTATACTGACTGTTAGCGGTGAAAGTGTTAATACCTATGTGGGTACAACTACTATAGGCTTTGAAATCACAAAGAAGCAAATCATGGCTAAACCTAATGATATGAGTATCAAATCCAATGCTTCTTTTCCTACATTTACTTGGAGTATTGATACAGGGATTATAGGAGAAACTATCACATCAATCAATGCAGAAAGTGTTGAGATGGAAGCACAAGAAAACAACACAAAATTGAAGGCTGTAAAGGTAGGTACTTTTGATATTGTGTTTACTACAGCACCTATCTTTAACCAAAGTGGTAATACTGAGAAAAACTATGACATTCAAATAGGTAAAGGGAAGCTGGCAGTTACAAAGCACAACTCTGGAGGCGGTTCGTCTGGAGGTGGTTCTTCCTCCAATAGTACTGCAAGTAATCTTTCTGCAAATTTACCAAAGACAACGATAGATAAATTGGTTAAAGAAGAAGAGAAAGAACTTTGTATTAACAGTGGTGTGGTAACAATGAATCTAGATATTGAAACATTACAAACAATCCAAAAGGAAATAGGTGCTGATGTTAATGTGTCAGCGAAAAAGGTAGATAATAGCACACTTTCTGCTGAAGCAAAAGCTGTTGTAGGCAATCGTCCTGTATTTGATCTTACCATTACAGGTACAAACGGCAAGAAAGTAACTGATTTTGGTAAGGGAAAGATTTCTGTTTCTATTCCATATACCTTGGGTGAAAAGGAAAAGGCAGAAAATGTGATAGCTTACTACATTGATAATGATGGCAAGGTTCATGAAATGCCAAACTCTGTTTATAACGAGAAAAGAAAAACATTGTCTTTTGTGACATACCACTTCTCTAAATTTGCAGTAGGATATAAAGAAGATACAACAATGATCTCTACAACAACTACTTTTAAAGATATTGCAAATCATTGGGCAAAGGACGATATTGAGTTTGTAACTGCAAGAGGAATTTTTAGCGGTACAGGAGAAGGAAAATTTTCTCCAAATATGTCTATGACAAGAGGAATGTTTGTTACAGTACTTGGAAAACTTGCTAAAGCTGAAGTAAGTGGCTATAAAGATAGCGGTTTTGCAGATGTGAAGATAGATACCTATTATATGCCATATATAGAATGGGCAAATAAAAATGGTATTGTGAATGGTATATCAGTCACTAATTTTGCACCAGACCAATCTATCACTCGTGAGCAAATGGCTGTAATTATGGCAAACTACTCAAAGACAATAGGCTTTGAATTACCACAAGTAAACAAAGAAAATACCTTTGCAGATAATGCAAAAATCTCAAGCTATGCAAAAACAGCAGTGAAGCAAATGCAAATGGCAGGTATCCTTGCAGGAAAGGATAACAATCGATTTGATCCTCAAGGTATAGCAACTAGAGCCGAGGTTAGTGCAGTGCTAAAATGTTTTGTAGAGCTTGTAGAAAAGAAATAA
- a CDS encoding cytochrome b5 domain-containing protein, producing MNNKNGYYSILSSIYRNIEYYKDMITFSNNPYQRMFYEIQLYNERMHLYYWQNYYYHYINNGENQLNQRTQPSQRNLPEERIFTVEDLAQYDGSNGKPAYVAVNGIVYDVSLEPTWGGGTHFGLYAGKDLTAQFNGCHNGRLEVLRNLSKVGVFKESS from the coding sequence ATGAATAATAAAAATGGCTACTATTCAATATTATCATCCATATATAGAAATATAGAATACTACAAAGATATGATTACATTCAGCAACAACCCATATCAAAGGATGTTTTATGAAATTCAGCTTTATAATGAAAGAATGCATCTTTATTATTGGCAAAATTATTACTATCATTATATAAACAATGGAGAAAATCAGTTAAATCAAAGGACACAGCCAAGTCAAAGAAATTTACCTGAAGAAAGAATATTTACCGTTGAGGATTTAGCACAGTATGATGGGTCAAATGGAAAACCTGCTTATGTAGCTGTAAATGGAATTGTTTATGATGTAAGCTTAGAGCCAACCTGGGGAGGAGGAACTCATTTTGGGTTATATGCTGGAAAAGATTTGACTGCCCAATTTAATGGATGTCATAATGGTAGATTAGAAGTTTTAAGAAATTTATCGAAAGTAGGGGTATTTAAAGAATCATCTTGA
- a CDS encoding class I SAM-dependent methyltransferase: MITQKDFFNSMAKEWDLICKHDTNKIKHIINLLNIEKGSKVLDVGTGTGILIPYLREKIGEQGKIIAIDFSDKMLEIAKKKYPNDNVSFICGDILETSLPIEYFESIICYSVFPHLSNKQLAIKTIVKYLKKDGKFTICHSQSRREINNFHKKVSKAVSKDQLEKMNVIKEYLENLGLKTTTEIDNDEMFVIIAKK; this comes from the coding sequence TTGATTACTCAAAAAGATTTTTTTAATTCTATGGCTAAAGAATGGGATCTGATTTGTAAGCATGATACGAATAAAATTAAGCATATTATAAACCTACTTAATATTGAAAAGGGATCAAAGGTATTAGATGTAGGCACAGGAACAGGTATTCTTATACCGTATCTAAGAGAGAAGATTGGAGAGCAAGGCAAAATCATAGCCATTGACTTTTCAGATAAAATGCTTGAAATTGCAAAGAAAAAATATCCAAATGACAATGTTTCTTTTATTTGTGGTGATATTTTAGAAACTTCTTTACCAATAGAATACTTTGAGTCGATCATTTGTTATTCAGTTTTTCCACACCTTTCAAATAAGCAATTAGCAATTAAAACTATAGTAAAGTATTTAAAAAAAGATGGTAAGTTTACAATTTGTCATTCTCAAAGTAGAAGAGAAATTAATAATTTTCATAAAAAGGTTTCTAAGGCAGTATCAAAAGATCAATTAGAAAAAATGAATGTGATTAAGGAATACTTAGAAAATTTAGGTTTAAAGACAACTACTGAGATTGATAATGATGAAATGTTTGTGATTATTGCAAAAAAGTAA
- a CDS encoding hydrogenase small subunit: protein MNRISTRCPILDSKDMTAKKMIHLAIKEVRSSKHKKLNLIWLEATGCSGNIISLLNAENPDVIYLLQEIITLKYNNSLMAAEGEAAFKQFLDTLDTDFILVVEGAVSTKDNGLYNIIANYKGKRITAMEAVKMAGEKAKYIVAVGTCASYGGPSAAKPNPSGSVSVSQFLDKEVIKVPGCPSHPDWAIGTIASIVAFGKPTLDAKNRPIIFYGITIHDRCSRRSYFDKGIFATKLGDQECMFKLGCRGPVTRTDCPVRQWNGYVNWPIEDNTPCIGCAQERFPDGMEPFVRY, encoded by the coding sequence TTGAATAGAATATCTACCAGATGTCCAATCCTTGATTCTAAGGATATGACAGCTAAAAAAATGATTCATCTTGCAATAAAAGAAGTAAGGAGTTCAAAGCATAAAAAATTAAATTTGATCTGGTTAGAAGCTACTGGATGTTCTGGTAATATTATATCTCTCTTAAATGCAGAAAACCCTGATGTGATTTATTTATTACAAGAGATAATCACGTTAAAATATAATAACAGTCTTATGGCAGCAGAGGGAGAAGCAGCTTTTAAACAATTTTTAGATACTTTAGATACAGATTTTATCCTTGTGGTTGAGGGGGCAGTTTCTACAAAGGATAACGGTCTTTATAATATTATTGCTAATTACAAAGGAAAGAGAATCACAGCTATGGAAGCAGTAAAAATGGCTGGAGAAAAAGCTAAATATATTGTTGCAGTAGGAACATGCGCCTCCTATGGAGGGCCATCTGCTGCGAAACCAAACCCATCAGGAAGTGTAAGTGTGAGTCAGTTTTTAGATAAAGAAGTAATTAAGGTTCCAGGATGTCCTAGTCATCCTGATTGGGCTATTGGAACTATAGCAAGTATTGTTGCTTTTGGAAAACCTACCTTAGATGCAAAAAATAGACCGATTATTTTTTATGGAATCACTATTCATGATAGATGTAGTAGAAGATCTTATTTTGATAAAGGGATTTTTGCTACGAAACTAGGGGATCAGGAGTGTATGTTCAAACTAGGCTGTAGAGGACCTGTGACGAGAACTGATTGTCCAGTAAGGCAGTGGAATGGCTATGTCAATTGGCCTATAGAGGATAATACACCTTGTATTGGATGTGCTCAAGAAAGATTTCCAGATGGGATGGAACCCTTTGTAAGATATTAA
- a CDS encoding nickel-dependent hydrogenase large subunit translates to MGNKITINPITRISGFLEIQVEVEKNEIIDAKSSGMLFRGFEKMLKGRPPIDAIYFTERICGICSTAHSMASTLALENILDIVPNENDKMIRDFMHGCEFIQNHLRHFYQYTLPDFVKGPEIQPLYRENHNDYRLPEKLNLKLSNHYIESVEYSRLAHEMLAVLGGKAPHNHGIFVGGVTVNLDVSKFIKVKSILKSIKEFVINRMIPDVYIISEYYQDYFHNGVGYKNLMSYGVFDTYTEKDLFYIAPQVLISGQKHEFNPDNITENIYRAWYEANKVEQRPFDPTVDENVYKEEAYSWIKAPRYEGYPMEVGPLARMYLSGGYTRGISTMDRTIARVLEAKKIIEIMERLLEKVELKPAQQDRYEFPQKARGKGLIDTTRGGLGHWVSIDNQVIKNYGIITPTTWNLSPEDSRGMKGVIEKALIGTSIKDIKNPVEIGRIVRSFDPCVSCATHVFGDGYSSVEIRVV, encoded by the coding sequence ATGGGAAATAAAATTACAATCAATCCAATTACTCGTATTAGTGGATTTTTAGAAATACAAGTAGAAGTGGAGAAAAATGAAATTATTGATGCTAAAAGTAGTGGAATGCTTTTTAGGGGATTTGAAAAAATGTTAAAAGGTAGACCCCCTATAGATGCTATATATTTTACAGAAAGAATCTGTGGAATATGCTCTACAGCACACTCTATGGCATCTACATTAGCTTTAGAAAATATATTAGATATTGTTCCAAACGAAAATGACAAAATGATCAGGGATTTTATGCATGGATGTGAATTTATACAGAATCACTTAAGGCACTTTTACCAATATACGCTTCCAGACTTTGTGAAAGGTCCTGAAATTCAACCATTGTATAGGGAAAATCACAATGATTACAGACTACCTGAAAAGTTAAATTTAAAATTATCCAATCATTATATTGAATCTGTTGAGTATAGCCGTTTAGCCCATGAAATGTTGGCTGTTCTTGGAGGAAAAGCTCCCCATAATCATGGAATATTTGTAGGTGGAGTAACGGTAAATTTAGATGTTTCAAAATTTATCAAGGTTAAGTCTATTCTAAAATCTATAAAAGAATTTGTAATCAATAGAATGATTCCAGATGTTTATATAATATCAGAGTATTATCAGGATTATTTTCATAATGGAGTAGGATATAAAAATTTGATGTCCTATGGTGTATTTGATACCTACACAGAAAAAGATCTTTTCTATATTGCACCACAAGTATTGATTAGTGGTCAGAAACATGAATTTAACCCTGATAATATAACAGAAAATATCTATAGAGCTTGGTATGAGGCAAACAAGGTGGAACAAAGGCCTTTTGATCCAACTGTAGATGAGAATGTATATAAAGAAGAAGCATATAGTTGGATTAAAGCCCCAAGATATGAAGGATACCCTATGGAAGTTGGACCATTAGCTAGAATGTATTTAAGTGGTGGGTATACTAGGGGAATTTCAACAATGGATAGAACGATTGCTAGAGTTTTAGAAGCAAAAAAAATTATAGAAATTATGGAAAGATTATTGGAGAAAGTAGAGTTAAAACCAGCACAGCAAGATAGATATGAATTCCCTCAAAAGGCTAGAGGGAAAGGATTAATAGATACAACAAGAGGTGGACTGGGACACTGGGTGTCTATTGATAATCAAGTGATTAAGAACTATGGAATTATTACCCCGACCACATGGAATCTTTCACCAGAAGACTCTAGAGGAATGAAAGGAGTAATTGAAAAAGCATTAATAGGTACATCTATTAAAGATATAAAGAATCCAGTGGAAATTGGAAGAATCGTTAGATCCTTTGATCCATGTGTTTCCTGTGCTACCCATGTATTTGGTGATGGATATTCTTCAGTTGAGATTAGGGTTGTTTAA
- a CDS encoding hydrogenase maturation protease, whose protein sequence is MKIKCIAIGNRIMGDDGIGIKVLENLSQELEKEKIQVIFGETDIDYSLSKIDDEDLLFIIDSTYFNIAPGTVTFTPIEKAMKRQGQIYSQHQPSLIDLLNTYKKSVKGYIVGIEVEKIHFSLDLSETLRKKFLSICEEIHKFIYQVIRGS, encoded by the coding sequence ATGAAGATAAAATGTATAGCTATAGGGAATAGAATAATGGGAGATGATGGCATAGGGATTAAAGTTTTAGAGAATCTTTCACAAGAATTAGAAAAAGAAAAAATACAAGTGATCTTTGGAGAGACAGATATTGATTATTCTCTAAGTAAAATAGATGATGAAGATTTGCTATTTATTATTGATTCAACTTATTTTAATATAGCTCCTGGAACAGTAACATTTACTCCTATTGAAAAAGCAATGAAGAGGCAGGGACAAATTTATTCTCAACATCAGCCTAGTTTAATTGACCTATTAAACACATATAAGAAGTCAGTCAAAGGGTATATTGTAGGAATTGAAGTAGAAAAAATACACTTTAGTTTAGATTTAAGTGAAACACTTAGAAAAAAGTTTTTAAGTATATGTGAAGAAATTCATAAATTTATTTATCAAGTTATAAGGGGGAGTTAA